From the genome of Streptococcus marmotae, one region includes:
- a CDS encoding MerR family transcriptional regulator, translating into MYLVKEVAQLSGVSIRTLHHYDRIGLLCPRKAENGYRYYTEENLAQLQQILFYRYLRFPLKNIKELLGNDTDNLAQLEEQFLLLTAEQKRLTTLIDTLAKTIQTKKGMIYMTTEEKFVGFRYEDGLAYQEEAIQKYGKEMIESSLDKQKGQEAEVTEGFNTIFQQFADNLVAGLTVEEKENQELAGQLLHHIRTYGFDCSLEVFAFIGKGYVGNPEFQRNIDKFGQGVAQYVCDTIQIYVQKESEA; encoded by the coding sequence ATGTATTTAGTTAAAGAAGTTGCGCAACTTTCAGGCGTTTCCATCCGAACGCTGCACCACTATGATCGTATTGGGCTTCTCTGCCCACGGAAGGCAGAAAATGGCTATCGCTACTATACAGAAGAAAATCTTGCACAATTACAGCAGATTCTCTTCTATAGATATCTGAGATTTCCACTCAAGAATATCAAGGAGCTCTTGGGAAACGACACAGATAATCTTGCTCAACTAGAGGAGCAATTCCTCTTATTGACCGCTGAGCAAAAGCGATTAACCACCCTTATTGACACCCTGGCAAAAACGATTCAAACAAAGAAAGGAATGATTTACATGACAACAGAAGAAAAATTTGTAGGTTTTCGCTACGAAGATGGCCTCGCCTATCAAGAAGAAGCCATTCAAAAATATGGCAAAGAGATGATTGAAAGTAGTCTGGACAAGCAAAAAGGACAGGAAGCAGAAGTAACGGAGGGGTTTAATACCATCTTCCAACAATTTGCAGATAATCTAGTCGCTGGACTGACAGTTGAAGAAAAAGAAAATCAGGAACTAGCAGGTCAACTTTTGCACCACATCCGTACCTATGGCTTTGATTGCTCGCTTGAAGTTTTTGCTTTTATCGGCAAAGGCTATGTAGGTAATCCAGAATTTCAACGCAACATTGACAAATTTGGGCAAGGTGTTGCCCAATATGTCTGCGATACCATTCAAATTTATGTGCAAAAAGAAAGTGAAGCATAA
- a CDS encoding ATP-binding cassette domain-containing protein: protein MKLFHYRSVRLAILSIILLSFLEVAMSYSLSLLVVESVDQLVKNACIVMGIYLLYALFFFLSMKAKALATYFVTQDMKQKTDKWLIHLTAKEYHLKDHGERLSLYVNDVNKVLDLTVGKYLSMVEKAAVTVFVFISLWLIHYSMALIAVISFVVMAFVPSLFQGALSTHILGVQEAKEGYLAKMRELLQGFDTYLENTAFSVFLEKSRKAAYRYAEVVLKADSFTALMSASLTFINSFVTIVALGILSYNVLQGKVAVGAFLSVTALLPSFGSAVMECLSDKEFFMSGQTLYEAKFGRMNQPAFEEKRFCHSISAFKEVPLPQKETEEPALQTIQAIQLENIRLDYDGKVVTFPEELQFRQGQKYAIMGESGCGKSSLLKVLIGQNTDYTGTVLVNGKVAKQPLFSSLSYVNQTTFLFNDTIRHNIDLLGQHESNELLAVLQLLNLEHLSLDDRIEDNGKNLSGGQRQRLAIARALLRSKDCIVLDEATANLDRETAEKIEEYILGNVGLVIMVSHHMTEHIREKIDKVIRLA, encoded by the coding sequence ATGAAGTTATTCCATTATCGAAGTGTCCGATTGGCGATTCTAAGTATTATTTTGCTCAGTTTTTTAGAGGTAGCAATGTCCTATTCCTTGTCATTACTAGTTGTAGAAAGCGTGGATCAATTAGTAAAAAATGCTTGTATCGTTATGGGGATTTACCTGCTTTATGCACTGTTTTTCTTTTTGAGTATGAAAGCGAAAGCGCTAGCTACCTATTTTGTGACTCAAGACATGAAACAAAAAACGGATAAATGGCTGATTCATTTGACTGCTAAAGAGTATCATCTCAAGGATCATGGTGAGCGTTTATCGCTTTATGTCAATGATGTAAATAAGGTGCTAGATTTGACGGTTGGTAAGTATTTGTCCATGGTGGAAAAGGCAGCTGTAACGGTATTTGTCTTCATTTCTTTATGGCTGATTCATTATAGTATGGCATTGATTGCCGTTATTTCTTTTGTTGTGATGGCTTTTGTTCCTAGCTTATTTCAGGGAGCACTTTCGACCCATATTCTAGGTGTGCAAGAAGCTAAAGAAGGCTATCTCGCTAAGATGAGAGAATTATTGCAGGGATTTGATACCTATCTGGAAAATACAGCATTTTCAGTATTTTTAGAAAAATCTCGTAAAGCTGCCTATCGGTATGCTGAGGTTGTCTTAAAAGCAGATAGTTTTACAGCATTGATGAGTGCTAGTCTAACCTTTATTAATTCATTTGTGACAATTGTTGCGCTAGGAATCTTATCTTACAATGTATTACAAGGGAAAGTGGCAGTGGGAGCTTTTTTATCAGTGACAGCCTTGTTGCCAAGTTTCGGTTCAGCGGTGATGGAATGCCTGTCGGACAAGGAATTTTTCATGTCTGGTCAAACCTTATATGAGGCGAAATTTGGCAGGATGAATCAGCCTGCATTTGAAGAAAAACGGTTTTGTCATTCAATCAGTGCATTTAAAGAGGTTCCGTTGCCTCAAAAGGAAACGGAAGAGCCTGCACTTCAAACGATTCAGGCTATACAATTGGAAAATATTCGTTTGGACTATGATGGAAAGGTAGTGACATTTCCAGAAGAGCTTCAGTTCCGTCAAGGGCAAAAATATGCTATAATGGGCGAAAGTGGCTGTGGAAAATCTAGTTTGCTGAAAGTGCTGATTGGGCAAAATACGGATTATACAGGAACTGTTTTAGTAAACGGGAAAGTCGCAAAGCAGCCCCTTTTTAGTAGCCTGTCCTATGTTAATCAGACGACCTTTTTGTTCAATGATACGATTCGGCACAATATCGATTTGTTAGGACAACATGAATCGAATGAGTTGCTAGCAGTTTTGCAATTATTGAACTTAGAACATTTGTCTTTGGACGATAGGATTGAAGACAATGGGAAAAATTTGTCTGGTGGACAAAGACAACGATTAGCAATCGCTCGAGCACTGTTGCGTTCGAAAGATTGTATTGTCTTAGACGAAGCAACGGCGAATTTGGACCGAGAAACAGCTGAGAAAATCGAAGAATACATTTTAGGCAATGTGGGGCTGGTTATTATGGTAAGTCATCATATGACAGAACATATTCGAGAAAAAATAGATAAGGTAATTAGGTTAGCATAA
- a CDS encoding winged helix-turn-helix domain-containing protein, whose product MSLVSEKSYIVDFLQSFSLLYEIKEWDNGQETVLDRIMDKNYQDLVRQYVHEISRHKPILSQFVTKDYNILWLFLSVQAEIRHFTDYLEGVQQVSQEQFLQLLAREFSEEGKGFTLVDLDRQAWSASSKWNLVLLQEEFQAKRGALLSILPKLYQLYGEYARMLETQFEKKIQTAQLHLTTEKSYQLIFKDYLDEKTFQTVQDQLVLLISSHKVLIHLKQPHPLLGIGVHVYDYFEEQQRQALLDEVSMQNILKVLADQTRYGIIKVIGKGMTSNKEIAKAFSISPSGVTYQLNFLVDNHIIQKDDETKQFVVNHDLIRSALLAVLNDLDIPTR is encoded by the coding sequence ATGTCCTTAGTATCAGAAAAAAGTTATATTGTTGATTTTTTACAATCCTTTAGCCTGCTGTATGAGATAAAAGAGTGGGATAATGGGCAGGAAACAGTCTTAGATCGGATAATGGACAAGAATTATCAGGATCTTGTGCGCCAGTATGTTCATGAAATCAGCCGTCATAAACCGATTCTCTCACAGTTTGTGACGAAAGATTATAATATTTTGTGGCTTTTTCTATCCGTACAGGCTGAAATAAGGCATTTTACGGATTATCTGGAGGGGGTACAGCAAGTCTCCCAAGAACAATTTTTACAGTTGTTAGCAAGAGAATTTTCAGAAGAAGGGAAAGGGTTTACTTTGGTTGATTTAGATCGTCAAGCTTGGTCAGCTTCCTCTAAATGGAATTTAGTTCTCCTTCAAGAGGAGTTTCAGGCTAAGCGAGGGGCACTACTATCAATTTTACCGAAACTCTATCAATTGTATGGTGAGTATGCTAGGATGCTTGAGACTCAATTTGAGAAAAAGATCCAAACAGCTCAATTACACCTGACAACAGAGAAATCTTATCAGCTGATTTTCAAAGATTATCTAGATGAAAAAACATTCCAAACGGTTCAAGATCAGCTGGTCTTACTTATCTCGAGTCATAAGGTCTTAATTCATCTAAAACAACCCCACCCTTTGTTAGGAATAGGGGTGCATGTGTATGATTATTTTGAAGAGCAACAGCGTCAGGCTTTGTTAGATGAAGTCAGCATGCAGAACATACTAAAGGTATTGGCTGATCAGACGAGATATGGGATTATAAAGGTGATCGGGAAGGGAATGACTTCCAATAAAGAAATCGCTAAAGCCTTTTCGATCTCACCTTCTGGTGTAACCTATCAATTGAACTTTCTAGTAGACAATCATATTATCCAGAAAGACGATGAAACAAAACAGTTTGTCGTTAATCATGACCTTATCAGGTCTGCCTTACTTGCTGTTTTAAATGACTTAGACATTCCGACTCGCTAA
- a CDS encoding LacI family DNA-binding transcriptional regulator: protein MVTLKDIAQKTNLSTATVSRVLKEDTSLSVSPDTRQKVFAIAKQLGYTKHLTKSLVEGVPRKIGILQWYTESRELDDIYYYSIRISLEQRALELGYEIVRCFHDIDSPLLKEVDALIAVGKFSQQQMKQLADFHKQLVFVDFDTLAEGFSCVTTDFNRSVIQVLDHYLKQGITEIGMIAGQEETYDKELILLDPRLRTFKQYLTDCNLYHERFVFTGPFTSQSGYQLMKEAIDTLKEELPTAFFIANDSLAVGALRALQEAQVAVPNRVQVITFNDTPITKQVYPALSSITVFTEEMGIQAVELIDAMLKKPNNFHPRMVKLGTQLTLRDSSL from the coding sequence ATGGTTACCTTAAAAGATATTGCTCAAAAAACGAATTTATCAACTGCTACCGTTTCACGCGTTTTGAAAGAAGATACGAGTCTATCAGTTAGCCCTGATACTCGACAAAAAGTGTTTGCAATTGCCAAACAACTGGGTTACACTAAGCACCTAACAAAATCTCTTGTGGAAGGCGTGCCACGAAAAATTGGGATCCTACAATGGTATACCGAAAGTAGGGAGTTGGATGATATCTACTACTATTCTATTCGGATTAGCCTAGAACAACGCGCGCTTGAATTAGGTTATGAGATCGTTCGGTGTTTCCACGATATTGACTCCCCTCTGTTGAAAGAAGTAGACGCTCTGATTGCCGTTGGAAAATTTAGCCAGCAACAAATGAAACAATTAGCCGATTTTCACAAGCAATTGGTGTTTGTCGATTTTGATACCCTAGCAGAGGGATTTTCTTGCGTAACGACAGATTTCAATCGCTCGGTCATTCAAGTTCTTGATCACTACCTTAAACAAGGAATTACGGAAATCGGTATGATTGCAGGCCAAGAAGAGACCTACGACAAGGAACTGATTTTATTAGACCCTAGACTACGGACATTTAAACAATACCTAACTGACTGTAATCTCTATCACGAACGCTTTGTTTTTACTGGCCCATTTACCAGCCAATCTGGTTATCAGCTCATGAAGGAAGCGATTGATACCTTAAAAGAAGAGTTACCAACAGCCTTTTTCATTGCCAATGATAGCCTCGCTGTCGGTGCCCTCCGCGCCTTGCAAGAGGCTCAAGTCGCTGTACCTAATCGGGTCCAAGTCATTACCTTTAATGATACGCCCATTACCAAGCAAGTCTATCCTGCCCTGTCTAGCATCACCGTTTTCACTGAAGAAATGGGCATTCAGGCTGTGGAGCTGATAGATGCTATGCTCAAAAAGCCAAACAACTTCCACCCCCGCATGGTTAAACTGGGTACCCAATTAACCTTGAGAGATAGTAGTTTGTAA
- a CDS encoding galactokinase, with protein sequence MKVVELQQAFKEIFEKEADATFFSPGRINLIGEHTDYNGGHVFPAAITLGTYGAARKRDDQLLRFYSANFEELGIIEVDLENLVYDKADNWANYAKGVLHYLQEAGHRIDTGLDVFVYGNIPNGSGLSSSASLELLIGIIAEELFDLDLTRLDLVKIGKQTENHFIGVNSGIMDQFAIGMGADQRAIYLDTNTLDYELVPLDLGNHVIVIMNTNKRRELADSKYNERRAECEKAVEELNAVLDIQTLGELDAQTFDEYSYLIKDENRMKRARHAVWENQRTLQARQALEAGDLQQFGRLVNASHVSLEHDYEVTGLELDTLAHTAWQQEGVLGARMTGAGFGGCGIAIVDKDKVEAFTTNVGKIYTDIVGYAPSFYIAEIAAGSRVLSRK encoded by the coding sequence ATGAAGGTAGTAGAGCTTCAACAGGCTTTTAAAGAGATTTTTGAGAAGGAAGCGGATGCGACTTTCTTCTCCCCAGGACGGATTAACCTAATTGGGGAGCATACAGACTATAATGGTGGTCATGTCTTCCCAGCAGCGATTACCTTGGGGACCTATGGAGCAGCTCGCAAACGTGACGATCAACTTCTGCGCTTTTATTCTGCTAATTTTGAGGAATTGGGAATCATCGAGGTTGATTTAGAGAATTTGGTCTATGATAAGGCGGATAACTGGGCCAACTATGCCAAGGGAGTCTTGCACTATTTACAAGAAGCTGGTCATCGCATTGATACAGGACTAGATGTATTTGTCTATGGCAATATTCCAAACGGATCTGGCTTATCCTCATCTGCTTCCTTGGAATTATTGATTGGGATTATAGCAGAGGAATTGTTTGACTTAGACTTGACTCGTCTTGACTTAGTCAAGATTGGGAAACAGACGGAAAATCATTTTATCGGTGTCAATTCAGGAATCATGGATCAATTTGCAATCGGAATGGGGGCAGATCAAAGAGCCATTTATTTAGATACAAATACACTTGACTATGAATTAGTACCGCTTGATTTGGGCAATCATGTGATTGTCATCATGAATACTAATAAACGCAGGGAATTAGCAGATTCTAAGTACAATGAGCGCCGAGCAGAATGTGAAAAAGCTGTAGAAGAATTAAATGCGGTATTAGACATTCAAACCTTGGGTGAGCTCGATGCACAGACCTTTGACGAATATAGTTACTTGATTAAAGATGAAAATCGAATGAAGCGAGCTCGTCATGCTGTCTGGGAAAATCAGCGGACTTTGCAGGCTAGACAGGCTTTAGAAGCTGGTGACTTACAACAATTTGGTCGCTTGGTCAATGCTTCTCATGTATCCTTGGAGCATGATTATGAAGTCACTGGTCTAGAATTAGACACCTTGGCTCATACCGCTTGGCAGCAAGAAGGTGTGTTGGGTGCTCGTATGACAGGAGCAGGTTTTGGTGGTTGTGGCATTGCCATTGTTGACAAGGATAAGGTGGAGGCTTTCACGACAAATGTCGGCAAGATTTATACAGACATCGTAGGCTATGCGCCAAGTTTCTATATCGCTGAAATTGCAGCAGGCTCTCGTGTTTTATCTCGAAAATAA